The nucleotide window ATAGGGGCGAAAGTCTTCCTGTTTTTTGCCGGTCTGCGCACTGAAACGCAACGGCCGGCAATTTTCAACTTGCCGCAGTTTTTTAATAGCCCCGCCGCTTTGCGGCGCGGGGAATATATAATTTAGGAGGCGTAAAAATTGAGGGAACAATTGGAAGCGTTGCAAAAAGAGGCGCAGGCGGAAATTTCCGCCTGCGGCAGCTTGGCCGCGCTCAATGATCTTAAAGTAAAATATCTGGGCAAAAAAGGCCCTATTACTGCGGCCCTGCGCGGACTGTCCGCTCTTCCGGCCGAAGGGCGCCCACGCCTCGGGCAGGCGGTAAACAGCGTGAGGACGCTGATCGAAAGCCTATTGGAGCAAAAGGAAGCTGAGATCAGCCGGGAAGAACTGCAAAACCGCCTAAAGCGGGAGGAAGCCGACATTACCCTGCCCGGCCGCCGCCCGGCCAGGGGGCGGCTGCATCCTGTCACGCTGGTCATGGACAAAGTAAAAAGCATTTTTATGCGGATGGGCTTCGAGGTGCGCGAAGGGCCGGAGATCGAAAACGACTATTATAATTTCGAGTTGCTCAATCTGCCGAAAGACCACCCGGCGCGCGATGCGCAGGACACTTTTTATATAACCGGCGAGTATCTTTTGCGCACACACACCTCGCCCGTCCAAGCGCGTGTCATGCGCGGCAATGAACCCGGCGCGCCCATACGCATGATCGCGCCCGGCAAGGTTTACCGCTGCGATTACGATGCCACCCATTCGCCTATGTTTCATCAGGTGGAAGGGCTGTTGGTGGATCGGGACGTGGGGCTTTCCGACCTTAAAGGGACGCTGGAGTTGTTTATCAGGGAAATGTTCGGCCCGAAGGTGAAAGTGCGTCTGCGCCCAAGCTATTTCCCTTTTACCGAGCCGAGCGCCGAAGTGGATATATCTTGCGTCATCTGCGGCGGGCGGGGCTGCCGGGTGTGCAAAAATTCCGGCTGGCTGGAAATACTCGGCTCTGGCGTAGTGCATCCGCGCGTATTGGAAATGAGCGGCTACGACAGCGAAAAAATGAGCGGGTTCGCTTTTGGGATGGGCGTGGAGCGTATCGCCATGCTGGTTTACGGCATTGACGATTTGCGCCTGTTTTTTGAAAACGACCTGCGGTTCATCCGTCAGTTTGAGCGGGAGGCGGCATTGTAATGAGAGTGGCACTAAATTGGCTGAAAGAATATGTCGATATTGAGTATGGGCCGGAAGCGTTGGCGGAAAAACTTACCCGCGCCGGCATAGCTGTGGAAAGGATAATTTATCCAGGCGCGGGGACAGAAGGCGTAACGACGGGGCGGATAATGGAAATATGTCCCCACCCGCAAACTGGCAAGCTGCTGGTTTGCGCCGTTGACGCCGGAGGGGACGCGCCGCTTAATATAGTTACCGGCGCGGGCAATTTGGCGCCCGGGGCGGTTGTGCCGGTAGCCGTGGAAGGCGCGCTCCTTCCCGATGGGCGGGTGATAAAAACTGCCGTTTTGCGCGGCGTGCGTTCGGAAGGGATGCTTTGTTCGGCAAGCGAACTGGGCATAGAGGACAAGCTGCTGCGCCCGGAGGAACGGGAGGGAATATTTATATTGCCGCCGGGCACTTTAGCCGGATTGGACGTCAAAGCGGCTCTTTCCTGGGATGGCGCCGTGCTGGAATTGGAGCTTACCGCCAACCGGGGCGATTGCATGAGCATGATAGGGGTGGCGCGCGAGGCGGCCGCGCTGTGCGGCGGCAAGGTCAGGCACCCTCGCGTGGCGGTCAAAGAAGAAGGCGGGGCAATGCCGGCGGTGGAAGTAAAAATAACCGATCCACATCTTTGCCCGCGCTTTAGCGCGCGGGCGTTTACCAACATCAAGATACAGCCTTCCCCCCTTTGGCTGCAGAACCGTCTGCGGTTGTCCGGCGTGCGCCCGATAAACAATGTCGTTGATGTTACCAATTACGTCATGCTGGAAATGGGCCAGCCCATGCACGCTTACGACAGCCGGACGCTGGCCGGTTCCGCCGTGATCATAAGATCCGCCGCGCCCGGCGAAAAGCTCGTTACCCTTGACGGCGGCGAACGGACGCTTGAGGAAGGCATGATCGTCATAGCCGACCGAGACAAGGCCATCGGGCTGGGCGGCGTGATGGGCGGACTTGCCACGGAGATATCTGCCGCCACCGAATATGTGCTATTGGAAGCCGCCTGTTTCGACCCGGCGCAAACGCGCAGGACAAGCCGCGCGCTCGGTCTCGCGAGTGAAGCCTCCGCACGCTTTGTTCACGGCATAGACAGGGAAAATGTTGCCGCCGCGCTCGACCGGGCCGCCCAACTGCTGGAGGGGATCGGCGCGGCCAAAGCCTGCGTCGGCAAGATCGACAACTATCCCGGCAAAGTTGGCGCAATAAAAGTGCGGACAACCGAAACCGCCATGAACAAGCGGATCGGTACGGACTTGCCGGTTGGCCGCATGGCCGCCATACTCGAAAATCTCGCTTTCCAAGTGGAAACAGCCGGCGAAAGCCTAAATATAACCGTGCCAAGCTGGCGCAACGACGTGAGGGAGGCCGCCGACATCAGCGAAGAAATAGCGCGCAGCGTAGGATTTGACAACATAGCCGGGACTTTGCCGCAAGCGGCCATGGCGCGGGGCGGGCAAAGCCGCTTGAGCGCGCTTGCCGGCAATGTCAAAAACTTGCTGACGGCCGCCGGGCTTAACGAAATTATCGGTTACAGCTTTATCGGCCGGGGGAAAATAGACAAATTGGATCTGGCGGCCGACGACCCGCGCCGCCGGGCGATACCGGTCTTGAATCCCATCGCGGACGATTTTGCCGTCATGCGCACAACTCTTGTGCCCAGCCTTTTGGGCGCGCTTGCGCATAACATAGCGCATCGCAACGAGGACGCGGCGCTTTTTGAAATAGGCAGCATTTATCTGTCCGAAGAGTTGCCGCTCAACGCTTTCCCGCGCGAAGAAACTTTGCTTTGCGCGGTGCTGATCGGCGGGCGTTATCCCGCCGGCTGGAACCAGCCGGCGGGTCAGGTGGATTTTTATGATGTGAAAGGGCTGGCGGAAGAAATTTTTGCCCAACTTAACATCAAGGACTGCGCTTTCGCCGCCGGGACGGAAACCTACCTGCATCCGGGCAAGAGCGCGTGGATGATCCGCAAGGGGGAAAAAATCGGGGCAATCGGGGAAATACATCCGCAGGTAGCGGATGCTTTCGACCTGCCTGCCGCCTGCCTGCTGGAGTTAAACCTAAGTTCCTTGGCCGGCGATGCCGGGCAGACAGCGCGGTATGTGAAATTGCCCAAATATCCGGAAAACTACCGCGACCTGTCCATGACAGTCCCGGCACAGGTCAGCTATGAAAAAATAGCGGCGGCAATCAGGGAAAATGGCGGGCCGTTTTTAAGCTCCCTGCGCCTTTTTGACCTTTATACGGGAAAACAGATCCCGGAAGGGTATAAAAGCATGGCCTGGCGCCTTTTTTTCCAATCGCCGGAACGCACTTTGGCCGACGGGGAAGTAAATGCGGCGATCGCCGGCATTGTCGCGGCTTTGGAGAGGGATCTGTCGATAAAGCTAAGGGCCGTATAGTTTGCGCGGCGGCACAGGCCCATGTTTAGGGGGGCAAGCGCAATTAAAAAGGGGGACAATAGTTATGCTGACAAAAGTACGCCTGGGGAAAACCAATCTGACGGTTACGCGCCTCGCCATGGGCTGTTTGCCCATACAGCGCCTTAGCGCGCCCGATGCCGTCAAGCTTTTGCGCGAAGCTTACGAAGCGGGGATCAATTTTTATGATACCGCCCATGTCTATACCGACAGCGAAGCCAAAATAGGGGAAGCCTTTGCCGGCGGCCGGCGGCAGGATGTAGTTATTTCCTCCAAGACCATGAGCGAGGGTTACGACAAGACCGCGCGGCAGATCGACGAAAGCCTGCGCCGGCTGAAAACCGATTATGTGGATATATATCAGTGGCACAACCCCGACAATATAGACGGTTTCCTTGATGCGCACGGCCCTTACCAGGCCATGCTGGACGCTAAATGCGCCGGTAAAATAAGGTTTATCGGCATAACCAACCATAATCTTGGCAGGGCACATCAGGCCATTGATTCCGGCGCTTTCGATACCATGCAGTATCCTCTTTCCGTCCTGTCGTCGCCCGAGGAGATTGCCATGACCAAAAAATGCGCGGAGCGTGATATGGGCGTCATAGCCATGAAGGCCATGTGCGGCGGCCTGTTGGAGGACGGGCGGCTGCCTTTCGCCTTTTTGCGCCAATATCCGCATATTGTGCCGATCTGGGGCATACAGCGGCAGGAAGAATTGGAACAGTTCATTAGTTTGGAAAACCACCCCGAGCCTTTTACGGAGACAATGCGGGCGGAAGTGGAGAAAATCCGCCAAACTCATGGCGAGGGGTTTTGCCGCGGCTGCGGTTATTGCCTGCCCTGCCCGGTCAACATTGTCATACCGCTCTTTATGCGCATTTCGTTTATGGTCAACCGCAGCGGCATAGGCAGCCAATTCCATGAGGAGCGCCTGCAAGAAGCCGCGCGCATCGACGATTGCCTGAATTGCCGCGCTTGCGCCGACCGCTGCCCTTACAAATTAAATGTGCCTGAACAGCTCAAAAAGCAGCAGGCGGAATTTTACCGCCTTTACGATGAATATAAGAAAGAGCGGGGAGCTTGATGAAGCAAGCGGACGGCTTAATTAATCCGACAAGGGGCGATATATTATGCTTTTATCACAGCAAGCAAAGGCGCTTTGGGCAAAAGCGGCCAAGTCTGGCGGCGGTTGGCTGCCGCTTTACAAGCACATGGAAGATGCCGCCATAGTGGCGGAACTGCTATGGGATAACTGGCTGCCGCCAGGAACCAAGGATATTGTTGCCCGCGCCATTGCCGACGGCAGTGCCTGCTTTGCCCTGGAAGATGCGCGGGCCAAGGCGCGGAAAACATTCATATTTCTGGCGGCGGCCCATGATTTAGGCAAAGCCACGCCTGCTTTTCAGTATAAAAAGATATATCCTAATGCCGAAATAGGCGAGCAATTGGCCGAGCGGCTGAAAAGAGCGGGATTGATTGCGAAAAGAATGCAAGACCCCTACGCGATACATCATTCGCTGGCATCTCAGGCCATATTGGAACGGCGCGGCTTTACCCGCGCAATTGCGGTGGTATTAGGCGGGCATCACGGCAAGCCGCCCTCAATTTATGACATTGACGATGACAATATCAACGCTTACCCCAACAATACAGGTTTTAAGGACAAAGCGGCATGGGGCGCCGCGCAGTCGGAATTGTTCAATTATGCCTGTCAACTGGCGGATATGCCTGTGGACGAAGAGGAACTTTTACGTACCCTGGCATTGGACATTCCCGCGCAAGTTATTTTAAGCGGCCTTGTCATCATGGCGGATTGGTTAGCCAGCGACGAAAACCGTTTCCCTTATCTTGACGGCAATGATTTTAACTTAAAAATTCCCGTGCGTAAAAGAGCGGCCGATGCCTGGGAGAACATAGGATTGTCACGTTGGGCGGCAACGGAGGAATGGGCGAAAGCGGATCTTTACAAAACGCGTTTTGACAAAGAGGCGCGAC belongs to Acidaminococcales bacterium and includes:
- a CDS encoding phenylalanine--tRNA ligase subunit alpha, translated to MREQLEALQKEAQAEISACGSLAALNDLKVKYLGKKGPITAALRGLSALPAEGRPRLGQAVNSVRTLIESLLEQKEAEISREELQNRLKREEADITLPGRRPARGRLHPVTLVMDKVKSIFMRMGFEVREGPEIENDYYNFELLNLPKDHPARDAQDTFYITGEYLLRTHTSPVQARVMRGNEPGAPIRMIAPGKVYRCDYDATHSPMFHQVEGLLVDRDVGLSDLKGTLELFIREMFGPKVKVRLRPSYFPFTEPSAEVDISCVICGGRGCRVCKNSGWLEILGSGVVHPRVLEMSGYDSEKMSGFAFGMGVERIAMLVYGIDDLRLFFENDLRFIRQFEREAAL
- the pheT gene encoding phenylalanine--tRNA ligase subunit beta; its protein translation is MRVALNWLKEYVDIEYGPEALAEKLTRAGIAVERIIYPGAGTEGVTTGRIMEICPHPQTGKLLVCAVDAGGDAPLNIVTGAGNLAPGAVVPVAVEGALLPDGRVIKTAVLRGVRSEGMLCSASELGIEDKLLRPEEREGIFILPPGTLAGLDVKAALSWDGAVLELELTANRGDCMSMIGVAREAAALCGGKVRHPRVAVKEEGGAMPAVEVKITDPHLCPRFSARAFTNIKIQPSPLWLQNRLRLSGVRPINNVVDVTNYVMLEMGQPMHAYDSRTLAGSAVIIRSAAPGEKLVTLDGGERTLEEGMIVIADRDKAIGLGGVMGGLATEISAATEYVLLEAACFDPAQTRRTSRALGLASEASARFVHGIDRENVAAALDRAAQLLEGIGAAKACVGKIDNYPGKVGAIKVRTTETAMNKRIGTDLPVGRMAAILENLAFQVETAGESLNITVPSWRNDVREAADISEEIARSVGFDNIAGTLPQAAMARGGQSRLSALAGNVKNLLTAAGLNEIIGYSFIGRGKIDKLDLAADDPRRRAIPVLNPIADDFAVMRTTLVPSLLGALAHNIAHRNEDAALFEIGSIYLSEELPLNAFPREETLLCAVLIGGRYPAGWNQPAGQVDFYDVKGLAEEIFAQLNIKDCAFAAGTETYLHPGKSAWMIRKGEKIGAIGEIHPQVADAFDLPAACLLELNLSSLAGDAGQTARYVKLPKYPENYRDLSMTVPAQVSYEKIAAAIRENGGPFLSSLRLFDLYTGKQIPEGYKSMAWRLFFQSPERTLADGEVNAAIAGIVAALERDLSIKLRAV
- a CDS encoding aldo/keto reductase → MLTKVRLGKTNLTVTRLAMGCLPIQRLSAPDAVKLLREAYEAGINFYDTAHVYTDSEAKIGEAFAGGRRQDVVISSKTMSEGYDKTARQIDESLRRLKTDYVDIYQWHNPDNIDGFLDAHGPYQAMLDAKCAGKIRFIGITNHNLGRAHQAIDSGAFDTMQYPLSVLSSPEEIAMTKKCAERDMGVIAMKAMCGGLLEDGRLPFAFLRQYPHIVPIWGIQRQEELEQFISLENHPEPFTETMRAEVEKIRQTHGEGFCRGCGYCLPCPVNIVIPLFMRISFMVNRSGIGSQFHEERLQEAARIDDCLNCRACADRCPYKLNVPEQLKKQQAEFYRLYDEYKKERGA